From a single Sorghum bicolor cultivar BTx623 chromosome 5, Sorghum_bicolor_NCBIv3, whole genome shotgun sequence genomic region:
- the LOC8076920 gene encoding 21.9 kDa heat shock protein, producing the protein MADALVSSKKASASAAVVLAVAVATMACLSAPVAALVPYGRAGGGLFDLMLLDDPFRVLEQSPPVPLPRASLDSASVALARCDWKETPDAHVITVDVPGVRREDVKVEVEENSRVLRVSGERRADEEKEGERWHRAERAAGRFWRRFRMPAGADVDRVSARLEDGVLTVTMPKVAGHRGREPRVISIDGGDVGGAEAAEVKASKAEM; encoded by the coding sequence ATGGCAGATGCACTTGTCTCCAGCAAGAAGGCGTCGGCTTCAGCGGCCGTCGTCCTCGCGGTAGCCGTGGCGACAATGGCGTGCCTCTCAGCGCCGGTGGCCGCGCTGGTGCCGTACGGtcgcgccggcggcgggctGTTCGACCTGATGCTCCTCGACGACCCGTTCCGGGTGCTGGAGCAGTCGCCGCCGGTGCCACTGCCCAGAGCCAGCCTCGACTCGGCTTCGGTGGCGCTGGCGCGGTGCGACTGGAAGGAGACCCCCGACGCGCACGTCATCACGGTGGACGTGCCCGGGGTGCGGCGGGAGGACGtgaaggtggaggtggaggagaACAGCCGCGTCCTGCGGGTCTCCGGCGAGCGGCGGGCCGacgaggagaaggagggcgagcGGTGGCACCGCGCCGAGCGCGCGGCCGGACGGTTCTGGCGCCGGTTCCGGATGCCCGCCGGCGCCGACGTCGACCGCGTGTCCGCTAGGCTGGAGGACGGCGTGCTCACCGTCACCATGCCCAAGGTGGCCGGGCACCGCGGCCGGGAGCCGCGCGTTATCAGCATCGACGGCGGCGATGTGGGCGGTGCGGAGGCGGCGGAGGTCAAGGCGTCCAAGGCCGAGATGTGA